A stretch of Gorilla gorilla gorilla isolate KB3781 chromosome 9, NHGRI_mGorGor1-v2.1_pri, whole genome shotgun sequence DNA encodes these proteins:
- the RCOR2 gene encoding REST corepressor 2 isoform X3 yields MPSVMEKPSAGSGILSRSRAKTVPNGGQPHSEDDSSEEEHSHDSMIRVGTNYQAVIPECKPESPARYSNKELKGMLVWSPNHCVSDAKLDKYIAMAKEKHGYNIEQALGMLLWHKHDVEKSLADLANFTPFPDEWTVEDKVLFEQAFGFHGKCFQRIQQMLPDKLIPSLVKYYYSWKKTRSRTSVMDRQARRLGGRKDKEDSDELEEGRGGVSEGEPDPGDPKREVQSMKQTNSSLRQALEGGIDPLRPPEANTKFNSRWTTDEQLLAVQAIRRYGKDFGAIAEVIGNKTLTQVKTFFVSYRRRFNLEEVLQEWEAEQDGAPGAPVPMEEARRGAPLPAPALEEDDEVQITSVSTSVPRSVPPAPPPPPPPTSLSQPPPLLRPPLPTAPTLLRQPPPLQQGRFLQPRLAPNQPPPPLIRPALAAPRHSARPGPQPPPTLIGAPLEPPAPSL; encoded by the exons ATGCCCTCGGTGATGGAGAAGCCGAGCGCGGGCTCTGGGATCCTGTCCCGCAGCCGGGCCAAGACGGTGCCCAACGGCGGACAGCCCCACTCGGAGGATGACAGCAGCGAGGAGGAGCACTCGCACG ACAGCATGATCCGCGTTGGAACCAATTACCAGGCCGTAATTCCGGAGTGCAAGCCTG AGAGCCCCGCACGCTACAGCAACAAGGAGCTGAAGGGGATGCTGGTGTGGTCACCCAACCACTGTGTGTCAGATGCCAAGC TTGACAAGTACATTGCGATGGCCAAGGAGAAGCATGGCTACAACATTGAGCAG GCGCTGGGCATGCTTCTGTGGCATAAGCACGATGTGGAGAAGTCGCTGGCCGACCTGGCCAACTTCACCCCATTCCCTGACGAGTGGACAGTAGAGGACAAGGTGCTGTTTGAACAGGCCTTTGGCTTCCACGGCAAATGCTTCCAGCGGATCCAGCAGATG TTGCCTGACAAGTTGATTCCCAGCCTAGTGAAGTACTACTACTCTTGGAAGAAGACCCGCAGCCGAACTAGTGTGATGGACAGACAGGCCCGGCGGCTGGGGGGCCGCAAGGACAAAGAAGACAG TGATGAGCTCGAAGAGGGTCGAGGAGGCGTGAGTGAGGGAGAGCCCGATCCTGGAGATCCCAAGAGAGAG GTACAGAGCATGAAGCAGACGAACAGCAGCCTGCGCCAAGCCCTGGAGGGCGGTATTGATCCACTCCGCCCCCCGGAG GCCAACACCAAGTTCAACTCCCGCTGGACCACAGATGAGCAGCTTTTGGCTGTTCAAG CCATCCGTAGGTATGGCAAAGACTTTGGGGCTATTGCAGAGGTGATTGGGAACAAGACTCTGACCCAGGTGAAGACTTTCTTTGTGAGCTACCGGCGCCGCTTCAATCTGGAGGAGGTGCTGCAGGaatgggaggctgagcaggatgGGGCCCCTGGAGCCCCAGTCCCCATGGAGGAGGCTAGGAGAGGGGCTCCATTGCCAGCCCCAGCCCTAGAGGAAGATGATGAG GTCCAGATTACATCGGTCTCCACGTCCGTGCCCCGATCAGTACCCCCTGCGCCACCaccccctccacctcccacctcgCTGTCCCAGCCGCCCCCGCTGCTGAGGCCACCTTTGCCCACGGCTCCCACTCTGCTCCGACAGCCACCCCCACTGCAGCAGGGCCGCTTCCTCCAGCCCCGGCTGGCCCCCAACCAGCCCCCACCGCCTCTCATCCGCCCTGCTCTGGCTGCCCCCCGCCACAGCGCCCgccctggccctcagcccccACCCACCCTGATTGGAGCCCCTCTGGAGCCCCCAGCGCCCTCACTCTGA
- the RCOR2 gene encoding REST corepressor 2 isoform X1 → MPSVMEKPSAGSGILSRSRAKTVPNGGQPHSEDDSSEEEHSHDSMIRVGTNYQAVIPECKPESPARYSNKELKGMLVWSPNHCVSDAKLDKYIAMAKEKHGYNIEQALGMLLWHKHDVEKSLADLANFTPFPDEWTVEDKVLFEQAFGFHGKCFQRIQQMLPDKLIPSLVKYYYSWKKTRSRTSVMDRQARRLGGRKDKEDSDELEEGRGGVSEGEPDPGDPKREPLPSRPLNARPGPGKKEVQVSQYRHHPLRTRRRPPKGMYLSPEGLTAVSGSPDLANLTLRGLDSQLISLKRQVQSMKQTNSSLRQALEGGIDPLRPPEANTKFNSRWTTDEQLLAVQAIRRYGKDFGAIAEVIGNKTLTQVKTFFVSYRRRFNLEEVLQEWEAEQDGAPGAPVPMEEARRGAPLPAPALEEDDEVQITSVSTSVPRSVPPAPPPPPPPTSLSQPPPLLRPPLPTAPTLLRQPPPLQQGRFLQPRLAPNQPPPPLIRPALAAPRHSARPGPQPPPTLIGAPLEPPAPSL, encoded by the exons ATGCCCTCGGTGATGGAGAAGCCGAGCGCGGGCTCTGGGATCCTGTCCCGCAGCCGGGCCAAGACGGTGCCCAACGGCGGACAGCCCCACTCGGAGGATGACAGCAGCGAGGAGGAGCACTCGCACG ACAGCATGATCCGCGTTGGAACCAATTACCAGGCCGTAATTCCGGAGTGCAAGCCTG AGAGCCCCGCACGCTACAGCAACAAGGAGCTGAAGGGGATGCTGGTGTGGTCACCCAACCACTGTGTGTCAGATGCCAAGC TTGACAAGTACATTGCGATGGCCAAGGAGAAGCATGGCTACAACATTGAGCAG GCGCTGGGCATGCTTCTGTGGCATAAGCACGATGTGGAGAAGTCGCTGGCCGACCTGGCCAACTTCACCCCATTCCCTGACGAGTGGACAGTAGAGGACAAGGTGCTGTTTGAACAGGCCTTTGGCTTCCACGGCAAATGCTTCCAGCGGATCCAGCAGATG TTGCCTGACAAGTTGATTCCCAGCCTAGTGAAGTACTACTACTCTTGGAAGAAGACCCGCAGCCGAACTAGTGTGATGGACAGACAGGCCCGGCGGCTGGGGGGCCGCAAGGACAAAGAAGACAG TGATGAGCTCGAAGAGGGTCGAGGAGGCGTGAGTGAGGGAGAGCCCGATCCTGGAGATCCCAAGAGAGAG CCTCTACCCTCTCGGCCCCTGAATGCACGCCCAGGCCCTGGGAAAAAGGAGGTCCAGGTGTCTCAGTACCGCCACCATCCCTTGCGAACCCGGCGTCGCCCACCCAAGGGCATGTACCTGAGTCCTGAGGGCCTCACGGCAGTGTCAGGAAGCCCGGACCTTGCCAACCTCACGCTCCGAGGTCTTGACTCTCAGCTCATCTCCCTCAAGCGCCAG GTACAGAGCATGAAGCAGACGAACAGCAGCCTGCGCCAAGCCCTGGAGGGCGGTATTGATCCACTCCGCCCCCCGGAG GCCAACACCAAGTTCAACTCCCGCTGGACCACAGATGAGCAGCTTTTGGCTGTTCAAG CCATCCGTAGGTATGGCAAAGACTTTGGGGCTATTGCAGAGGTGATTGGGAACAAGACTCTGACCCAGGTGAAGACTTTCTTTGTGAGCTACCGGCGCCGCTTCAATCTGGAGGAGGTGCTGCAGGaatgggaggctgagcaggatgGGGCCCCTGGAGCCCCAGTCCCCATGGAGGAGGCTAGGAGAGGGGCTCCATTGCCAGCCCCAGCCCTAGAGGAAGATGATGAG GTCCAGATTACATCGGTCTCCACGTCCGTGCCCCGATCAGTACCCCCTGCGCCACCaccccctccacctcccacctcgCTGTCCCAGCCGCCCCCGCTGCTGAGGCCACCTTTGCCCACGGCTCCCACTCTGCTCCGACAGCCACCCCCACTGCAGCAGGGCCGCTTCCTCCAGCCCCGGCTGGCCCCCAACCAGCCCCCACCGCCTCTCATCCGCCCTGCTCTGGCTGCCCCCCGCCACAGCGCCCgccctggccctcagcccccACCCACCCTGATTGGAGCCCCTCTGGAGCCCCCAGCGCCCTCACTCTGA
- the RCOR2 gene encoding REST corepressor 2 isoform X2, whose amino-acid sequence MPSVMEKPSAGSGILSRSRAKTVPNGGQPHSEDDSSEEEHSHDSMIRVGTNYQAVIPECKPESPARYSNKELKGMLVWSPNHCVSDAKLDKYIAMAKEKHGYNIEQALGMLLWHKHDVEKSLADLANFTPFPDEWTVEDKVLFEQAFGFHGKCFQRIQQMLPDKLIPSLVKYYYSWKKTRSRTSVMDRQARRLGGRKDKEDSDELEEGRGGVSEGEPDPGDPKREPLPSRPLNARPGPGKKEVQVSQYRHHPLRTRRRPPKGMYLSPEGLTAVSGSPDLANLTLRGLDSQLISLKRQVQSMKQTNSSLRQALEGGIDPLRPPEANTKFNSRWTTDEQLLAVQGPDYIGLHVRAPISTPCATTPSTSHLAVPAAPAAEATFAHGSHSAPTATPTAAGPLPPAPAGPQPAPTASHPPCSGCPPPQRPPWPSAPTHPDWSPSGAPSALTLSPDVLHQPRAPGPLCWPSPGTSGVTEDRRD is encoded by the exons ATGCCCTCGGTGATGGAGAAGCCGAGCGCGGGCTCTGGGATCCTGTCCCGCAGCCGGGCCAAGACGGTGCCCAACGGCGGACAGCCCCACTCGGAGGATGACAGCAGCGAGGAGGAGCACTCGCACG ACAGCATGATCCGCGTTGGAACCAATTACCAGGCCGTAATTCCGGAGTGCAAGCCTG AGAGCCCCGCACGCTACAGCAACAAGGAGCTGAAGGGGATGCTGGTGTGGTCACCCAACCACTGTGTGTCAGATGCCAAGC TTGACAAGTACATTGCGATGGCCAAGGAGAAGCATGGCTACAACATTGAGCAG GCGCTGGGCATGCTTCTGTGGCATAAGCACGATGTGGAGAAGTCGCTGGCCGACCTGGCCAACTTCACCCCATTCCCTGACGAGTGGACAGTAGAGGACAAGGTGCTGTTTGAACAGGCCTTTGGCTTCCACGGCAAATGCTTCCAGCGGATCCAGCAGATG TTGCCTGACAAGTTGATTCCCAGCCTAGTGAAGTACTACTACTCTTGGAAGAAGACCCGCAGCCGAACTAGTGTGATGGACAGACAGGCCCGGCGGCTGGGGGGCCGCAAGGACAAAGAAGACAG TGATGAGCTCGAAGAGGGTCGAGGAGGCGTGAGTGAGGGAGAGCCCGATCCTGGAGATCCCAAGAGAGAG CCTCTACCCTCTCGGCCCCTGAATGCACGCCCAGGCCCTGGGAAAAAGGAGGTCCAGGTGTCTCAGTACCGCCACCATCCCTTGCGAACCCGGCGTCGCCCACCCAAGGGCATGTACCTGAGTCCTGAGGGCCTCACGGCAGTGTCAGGAAGCCCGGACCTTGCCAACCTCACGCTCCGAGGTCTTGACTCTCAGCTCATCTCCCTCAAGCGCCAG GTACAGAGCATGAAGCAGACGAACAGCAGCCTGCGCCAAGCCCTGGAGGGCGGTATTGATCCACTCCGCCCCCCGGAG GCCAACACCAAGTTCAACTCCCGCTGGACCACAGATGAGCAGCTTTTGGCTGTTCAAG GTCCAGATTACATCGGTCTCCACGTCCGTGCCCCGATCAGTACCCCCTGCGCCACCaccccctccacctcccacctcgCTGTCCCAGCCGCCCCCGCTGCTGAGGCCACCTTTGCCCACGGCTCCCACTCTGCTCCGACAGCCACCCCCACTGCAGCAGGGCCGCTTCCTCCAGCCCCGGCTGGCCCCCAACCAGCCCCCACCGCCTCTCATCCGCCCTGCTCTGGCTGCCCCCCGCCACAGCGCCCgccctggccctcagcccccACCCACCCTGATTGGAGCCCCTCTGGAGCCCCCAGCGCCCTCACTCTGAGCCCTGACGTCCTCCACCAACCACGGGCTCCAGGACCCCTTTGCTGGCCATCCCCAGGCACCTCTGGTGTCACTGAGGACAGAAGGGACTAG